AGTCACCGTAGGCCCGGTCTTTCCCATAATGACCACAACTCAACGCTGATCTACTGCGCTGCAACGGATCACAAGGGATGACCATGCTTATGTATTGCGTCATCGTCGTAGAACTGCAGCGGTGGAGCCACAAGGACTGCAGAAATAATCTCCAGACCAGGTCAGCAAAGGGCTTTCTTTGATTCTTGGGCAACAGCCACCACAGGAGGTAGACCCACCCATGGGGGTATTTGCGTCCTTATGGTTACGTATATAAGGCCTGAGAAATTTTGTCATTTTCTGAATGGCTCATCCCAGCTGTAGGAAGAACCTGAGATATAAACCCTGTCAACTTCTGATTCTTCAGAACCATCTAGAGGCCTGCTTAAGTATTCCACATAAGCAGCCACGCTCCACATATCCTTGAACTTTTTGTTAGGTGATGGATCACAGTATCCACGGATGATATTGATTTTTTCGTATTCTTCATCGAGAAGGAATGTCCATTTAAATGTGTCGTAGTACTCATCTAGATACTTGTCGAAGTCTTCCTTCTCCAATTTTTGATATCGAGCACGATCAGAGTTCCACAGCTTTCGTTCATCTCTGATTTGATCCAGAGCTTCGCCAAGTTTGTCGTCGCAGAGCTTCATCGCTTCAGCACGGCTAGAAGCAGATGGTTCGGGTCGAGGAGTACAGGCAGCAAACCCCAGTGCGAAAAGCAGTATCAGTAGGAATTTCAGCTTCACTGTTTACTCCGAACATGCAAACTTGATCAATGGTCTGTAAGCAGGATCTGCCTGTTTGAAATTGGCGCTTTCATAAGCCTTAAACTCCAATGTTTTGCAGTTTGCTATTCGTAAGAACTTGTCTTTGGGTTTAGATTCTTTGTTGTTCCATCCTATGCCCGTGGTGGGTCTTTTATCGCTATCTAATGGGACCCAGCCATCATAATAAAAGACAAGATCACCTTTCTTGACTACTGATTGCAGGTCTATGTAATAACCCAGTCCCCACCAGTTGTACTCCTCAGCAATCGTTCCAGGTTTAGGCTTGCCATGCATTTCCCATGAAGCCATAACCCAAGTCTCTCCAGCTTGAACTGATGGGATTGGAATTAAAAGCCCAGCAATAACTGCGGCAATCCTTTTCATTGGCTTACATCCTCCTTCGGCCATTTGAGCAACTTTCCGTTGAACGTGGTTTCACCATGGATGCCATGGACTTCCCATAAGTGCTGCCTTAAGCCGACGAACTGCCAGGCATGCCCAAACTGCTTGCCGCATTCAGGGCAATAGCTCTTGAGGGGATTTCGCTCGTTCATGGGTTCAGCTTGGCCTGAGACCTGGCCCAAAGCATCCCTCATTCTGGGGAATCTCAGCCGTATTCATTCGAAGTGATGCTCTGTGCCTGACCTGATCCAGCAACGGCACAGCCAACCAACAGCATTGTTAGATGATTGAGCTTCTGTATCGATACGGTCCTTTGCTTGGGATCAGCATCCCCTGAACACCTCGCTGAGCGGATCCCCCAAAGGAGGTAACTCGCTACTTCTTTTTGGCCTTATCAGCTTCATTGATCTGGTTCATGCCTAGGCCGACCAGAAGAGCAACAGTGAGAACAAGGGTGGAAGTCATGGCTCGAGCTAAACGCATGAATTGAGTGTCTGCCACTCGGCATGCGATGCCATCCCCCAAGTGAGCCAATCGCTTGACGACCACCCCTTTTCGGGAGTAGTACAGGCGTACTTGCTAGTGATGGGCGATGGACGGATGGCTTTCAGATCCGAAGGGTTATTGGCTTGCACGTTTTCATCGGGACCCAAAGAGCACTTTGGCCAGAGATCAGAGGGTTTACGTGGACCACGGGCGGCCAATGCCAGAAGGACCTGCGCTACTCAAAACCTGAAGGGAAATGCGTTACGAGGATGCAGCTTCTCTGTGGTTCCAGCTCAAGAGGCTTGGGTGGACCGTGACCGAACCCGCCTGGGGTGGTGATATGGAGCCTTAGAAGTCAGCCAGGAAGTCCTTGCGGCCATCAACAGAGGCAGTCGGCTGGAAGACCACCCGAATGGGTGATGTGAATCCGATTGATTCAGGCGATGGTGAAGAGGTCCAGGAGGGATGACCTCCACTATCTAAAACAATCAAATGAAACTTCGATTGATCACCACAGGCCTGCTTAGCTCAGGCCTATTACTAGCTGGTTGTAGCGCTGCATCGGTTTCTTCTAAATCTGAACGTTGGAAAGTTCAAGAAGTGGCAATGATGGCAATGACTCGATGTCTCGTAACTGGTGGTCACTTTAATAGAAACGATGCTGCGAAGTTCATTGCTCAAGCGAATCAAGAACAGAGTGGTCAGTTTCAGCGCGTATATGATTCAATGGCAACAGGAGTTTCTGCGTCTGTAAATCAACAAGTCGCTGATGCAATATCTCAAAGCGGAGGGTGCAGACTGATGCTTACTAAATTTGTCGACTCTGAGCCCCAAACCGACTTCAAGAGGCGCATAACTAATGACTGGTTGTTAAGTCCAATTGAGTATCCAGACGACAAATAGCTAGATATATTCGCATCTATTTTTTTAATGTCGGGAAGCCTGAAGCCATGAAAGCGAGGCTGAGAGCTATACAAGACCCGAAAGGGAAAAGCAGGGGGCGTTGAGTAGTCGCTATCGATCTCCCGACAAAACCATCACTCAAAGAATTTTCTGAACCTCTTTGTCATGTTTCACCGATTAAGCAAGCCTTTAATACTTTGTCTTCTTGGAGTCGCAGTGGCTTCGTGCGCTTCACCCAAGTCAATAGTATCTACATACCTAAAATCGCCCGTTGACTCAAAGAAAAGGTATGACACAATCTGTGAAAAAGATGTAGTTTCTCTATCCGAATTCAGAGAATACTATTCACCTGAAAACAATTCAGATATTGCAAATTGGACAACCGAAAATATTAAATTTGACAGCAAGGCAGGAAGATATACATATATTTCGGCTGACCATGAAATAGGGTCAAAAACTCAAACATCAATCTATAAGACTTTTAAGAAACAAAATGGTGAGTATTGTGTTCTATGGACATCGCATGGACGAGTAATTGGCGACCTTAGTGTCTTGATTCGTTATCCTGAAACCAAGATAACTGCATTTTTGCCAGTCGAATTAAGCGACTATTACAACTACGATTTCAACAATAAAGAGAGAAGCCACATGGCTTTAACTGTTCTAGACTCTTCATTAAAAAACAACCCTACGATCTATATTCCATATAACGGAAATGAAAAGCTTTATCAATACATAAAGACTGCAGACAATCCCGTCATTAAGGGAGTCGTCAGCCGAGAGTACACTCTGGATCTTGACACTGAAAAGGTTGATCAATTCAATAAATCACTCCGTAACTTAAAGACCTTGCTATCACAATATGATACAGGCGAGGATATTGAGTACATGGGGTATAAGCGTTCTTATGTTACTGATGACAGCAGTATTCTGTATATGCCAACAGCAATTCCAGTTACTGCTTCTGCAAGCGAAAATCGTTAGTTTCTTGATGCGCTCGACCTACACCCGTATGGGTGTTGCAATCGATCCCCCGACAAAACAATTTTCTATTTTATTCTTGAGCTGGCAGCAGACTTTGATGAAACTAAAACATGTAATTGGCTATTCACTACTTGTCATTGCAATGGTATTTAGTGGAGTTATGCCGAAGCTGTATGTAGGGCAGAAAGATTCTTTGGTTTCTATTGCTAATGCATCAGCACCCAATGGAATGCAGGAAGATAGCTTTGGTGGTTTGGCAGATGACCCAGTCTTCAAAGCAGTCATAAGGAGTGGTGGCCAAATTGCCTTGGTCACTAATATCGATCCGATTGCTGGCCTGCCAGATGCCTCAGGATTGTGGAACCCAAACAATGGCACGATAGAAATAAAGGCTGGAGAATACCCCTATGAATACTTCACATCAGTCCTCAAGCATGAAGCTATTCATATGGCCCAGTCATGCAGTAATTTTGCTTATACACTTAGTACTCCCTCAGTACCACTGGGATTAGAAGTCACTGCAGAAGGAATGCAAGACCTAGCTCAATACAAGTATTCTCACCCTGCGTATTATCGCAATCCAGTAGAACGCGAAGCTTATTCCAATGATTCTAAGAGTTCTGAATATGTGGCGAATTTAGTAGAAAGGCATTGTGGTTCAAAGCCATGGATTGGCTGGCTAGGAAAGATTCGCGGCAGACTTCAACTTCTAAGTACAGGTAGTGAGACTGGGAATTACCGGTGAAAAAATACTACGTTTACTTGATCAAAGCCACGAACTCAAACGGCTTAGTAAAGATCGGACGCAGTAGCCGTATTGATGATCGATTGCGTGAGCTGGAATGTCCACCAGAGAATGTCATTCAGCTGGCGGATTGTATGATAGAAATACGAATGAAAGCCACTGAAAAAGTTCTGCATAAAAAATATGCCAAATGGCGTGTTCCTCAGTCTGAAATGTTCAACCTATCGGATGAACAGATCAAGGAATGCAGTTTGATTCTGCAATCAATCAATGCCAAGGCAGTTGAGGCAAGACAAGCTGCACACGACGCCACAGTGGCTGAATATGAACGCAAGGCAGCCGAGCAAGCAGAACGCAAGGCAGCTGCTGAACGTGAAGCTCTTGAGCGTGATAAAAAACTGTGGCCTGTTGAGAATGGTGTGCTGAGAGATCCACCAACATTGGCAGATTCAAGACTAGGTGAATCCACGTGGGACCCAAACCGCACCCATCAGGGCAGACCAGGAGCACCGACAAAGCCCTATCCCTTCAAGCAAGATCTAAAACCAGCGCCTGACAAAGGAGAAGAAGCGCAATTCGTCTGCGAAATTATGCCGACTGCCTTTGCATGGATTGCTGGTGCTTGCTTCCTGGCTGCCGGGCTAGTGCAGCTAACTGCCGTTCCAAGCACAAACCAATTCGAACCGCTTTTTGATGTTCAACAACACAACCGACCGCGAACTTCAGGAGATTAAAAAGTGACAACCATTCACTGGCCTTACTTCGATCCTGATTACCTAAAGAACTGGGTTAAAGAAAAGGGATGGCAAAACCTGACAGATGCAGAACGATGCCTTGTCATTAAATCCTGTAAGTCTGAGATGGAAGTTGCTCAACTCATTGCAATGCCATCTATAAAACGCAAGAGAAAAGAAACCTTGCTCAGCGAGATTGATACTTCTACAAAAGACGGATTGAAAATGTTTCTTTGGCAGGTGCAACAGTTGTCCTTAGATATCGATCCTGATGAATATGTCATCTATAATGTTCCGCAAAGAGGCCAGGGCCTTCATGGATGAATTCCGCGTTGATGCCTACCGGAAAGACGGTTCATTAGAGGTCTGAAGCTCTCGCAAAAACCGTGGTAGAACCCGCCTAATGAACTACGAGAGGCCCTGCAAATACTGGATTACTTGACAAGTCGTCATTGTCCACGAAGGACGTCATCAATGCTGAAGTGCTACAGGGTTATAGCCATCAGATGACGTGACAA
This genomic window from Synechococcus sp. MIT S9220 contains:
- a CDS encoding DUF1651 domain-containing protein; translated protein: MDGWLSDPKGYWLARFHRDPKSTLARDQRVYVDHGRPMPEGPALLKT
- a CDS encoding GIY-YIG nuclease family protein; its protein translation is MKKYYVYLIKATNSNGLVKIGRSSRIDDRLRELECPPENVIQLADCMIEIRMKATEKVLHKKYAKWRVPQSEMFNLSDEQIKECSLILQSINAKAVEARQAAHDATVAEYERKAAEQAERKAAAEREALERDKKLWPVENGVLRDPPTLADSRLGESTWDPNRTHQGRPGAPTKPYPFKQDLKPAPDKGEEAQFVCEIMPTAFAWIAGACFLAAGLVQLTAVPSTNQFEPLFDVQQHNRPRTSGD